One genomic window of Citrobacter sp. Marseille-Q6884 includes the following:
- the fabY gene encoding fatty acid biosynthesis protein FabY, translating to MYHLRVPQTEEELERYYQFRWEMLRKPLHQPKGSERDAWDAMAHHQMVVDEAGNLVAVGRLYINADNEASIRFMAVDPSVQEKGLGTLMAMTLESVARQEGVKRVTCSAREDAVEFFAKLGFVSQGEITTPQTTPVRHFLMIKPIASLDDILHRGDWCAQLQQAWYEHIPLSEKMGVRIQQYTGQKFITTMPETGNQNPHHTLFAGSLFSLATLTGWGLIWLMLRERHLGGTIILADAHIRYSRPITGKPTAIADLGSLSGDLDRLARGRKARVQMQVELFGDDTAGVVFEGTYIVLPAKPFGPYEEGGNEEE from the coding sequence ATGTATCACCTTCGAGTACCGCAAACAGAAGAAGAATTGGAGCGTTACTACCAGTTTCGCTGGGAGATGCTGCGTAAACCTTTGCATCAGCCAAAAGGCTCTGAACGGGATGCATGGGACGCGATGGCGCATCATCAGATGGTGGTGGATGAAGCGGGTAATCTGGTTGCTGTAGGGCGCCTGTATATCAACGCTGACAACGAAGCGTCTATACGCTTTATGGCCGTCGATCCGTCCGTGCAGGAGAAAGGGCTAGGCACGTTGATGGCGATGACGCTGGAATCCGTGGCGCGTCAGGAAGGGGTAAAACGCGTCACCTGTAGCGCTCGTGAAGATGCGGTCGAGTTTTTCGCTAAGCTGGGTTTTGTTAGCCAGGGAGAAATTACGACACCGCAAACCACACCGGTGCGTCACTTTTTGATGATAAAGCCTATCGCCTCACTGGACGATATTCTCCATCGCGGTGACTGGTGTGCGCAGTTACAGCAGGCATGGTACGAACATATTCCGTTGAGCGAGAAAATGGGCGTGCGTATTCAGCAATACACCGGGCAAAAATTTATTACCACGATGCCTGAGACCGGCAATCAGAATCCGCACCATACCCTGTTTGCGGGGAGCTTGTTTTCTCTGGCGACACTCACCGGCTGGGGCCTCATCTGGTTGATGCTGCGCGAGCGCCACCTGGGCGGGACGATAATCCTTGCCGATGCGCATATTCGATACAGCAGGCCTATCACCGGGAAACCTACCGCTATCGCTGATCTGGGTTCACTGAGCGGCGACCTCGACCGTCTGGCGAGAGGTCGTAAGGCGCGTGTTCAAATGCAGGTCGAGCTTTTTGGCGATGACACGGCGGGCGTGGTGTTTGAAGGCACATATATTGTGTTACCCGCGAAGCCGTTTGGCCCGTATGAAGAGGGTGGCAACGAGGAAGAGTAG
- a CDS encoding AzlD domain-containing protein, whose product MGNMTLFIAGIAILSLGTYLMRLGGAKLGSRLAFSERSQALLSDAATVLLFSVALATTFYEGEHFAGMARVLGVAFAVFLAWRKMPLIVVIIAAAVVTALLRMVGIN is encoded by the coding sequence ATGGGTAACATGACGCTGTTTATCGCCGGTATCGCCATCTTATCGCTGGGAACCTATTTAATGCGTCTGGGGGGAGCGAAGCTGGGGAGCCGTCTGGCATTCTCGGAACGCTCGCAGGCGCTGCTTTCCGATGCAGCAACGGTATTACTCTTTTCCGTCGCGCTGGCGACGACGTTTTACGAAGGTGAACACTTTGCCGGGATGGCACGCGTGCTCGGCGTGGCCTTTGCGGTGTTTCTCGCCTGGCGCAAAATGCCGCTGATCGTGGTGATTATCGCCGCAGCCGTGGTCACCGCGCTGTTGAGAATGGTGGGTATAAACTAA
- a CDS encoding Crp/Fnr family transcriptional regulator — translation MSFEQVQKWMSGGRKRTHVAGTWLLRQGEPQNKIHLLHHGVARAVYHSDNGSERVKEFYFAGEYCFLYLNWLTRTPADYSLQMITPGETREIALSLLDAPENLETKTQLLVQQLIYKEKKEQMFLLNTPEQRYQYVQTHFPDWESQLTQRDLANYIGITPVSLSRIRQRLNKG, via the coding sequence ATGTCATTCGAGCAGGTTCAAAAATGGATGTCTGGCGGTCGTAAAAGAACTCACGTGGCGGGCACCTGGTTGCTGCGCCAGGGCGAACCTCAAAATAAAATTCATCTTTTACATCATGGCGTTGCCCGTGCCGTTTACCATTCTGATAACGGCTCGGAACGGGTTAAAGAGTTTTACTTTGCCGGGGAATATTGTTTTCTTTACCTGAACTGGCTAACCCGAACCCCCGCTGATTACAGCCTGCAAATGATCACGCCAGGCGAAACCCGTGAAATCGCGTTGTCGTTGCTGGACGCCCCGGAAAATCTGGAAACCAAGACACAGCTACTGGTCCAGCAGTTGATCTACAAAGAGAAAAAAGAACAAATGTTTTTGCTCAACACACCCGAGCAACGCTACCAGTACGTACAAACACACTTCCCGGATTGGGAGTCACAACTGACTCAGCGAGACCTCGCAAACTATATCGGCATTACGCCCGTTAGCTTGTCCCGGATTCGTCAGCGCCTTAACAAAGGTTAA
- a CDS encoding CopG family transcriptional regulator codes for MSVMAGLDMGRILLDLSDEVIKRLDDLKVQRNLPRAELLREAVEQYLERQSNTTISNALGLWQGCEEDGVEYQRKLREEW; via the coding sequence ATGAGCGTGATGGCTGGGCTGGATATGGGCAGAATTTTACTCGATTTATCAGATGAAGTGATTAAACGACTGGACGATCTTAAGGTGCAGCGCAATCTTCCCCGCGCAGAACTGTTGCGAGAGGCGGTTGAGCAATATCTGGAAAGACAGTCAAATACGACTATTTCCAATGCATTAGGCTTGTGGCAGGGCTGTGAAGAAGACGGTGTGGAATACCAGCGCAAACTGCGTGAGGAGTGGTAA
- a CDS encoding YgjV family protein, with amino-acid sequence MNAFILSQVLAGMSFLLDVSAFHFQRRAITLSLLTSSTSLLAIHFYLLGQSAAAGLMIIAACRYAIAMVTCHKWAMWGFMAGSLLCSAWLWRDIWSLLPLVASLLMTFASFQKQRDKLRGYTLCGSLCWLLNNVIVGSPVAVVIELAFSGSILAAWWRYSTTRRSGCV; translated from the coding sequence ATGAATGCCTTTATCCTCTCTCAAGTTCTGGCTGGCATGAGCTTTTTGCTTGATGTCTCAGCCTTTCATTTTCAACGCCGGGCCATTACGTTATCCCTGCTCACGAGTTCTACATCCCTACTTGCGATTCATTTTTATCTTTTAGGGCAAAGCGCTGCAGCGGGATTAATGATTATCGCCGCGTGCCGCTACGCTATTGCAATGGTGACATGTCACAAATGGGCGATGTGGGGGTTTATGGCGGGATCGCTACTGTGTAGCGCCTGGCTGTGGCGAGATATATGGAGTCTCTTACCGCTCGTCGCGAGCCTGCTGATGACCTTTGCATCGTTTCAGAAACAGCGCGATAAATTACGTGGATACACATTGTGCGGCAGCCTGTGTTGGCTGCTGAACAATGTGATTGTCGGCTCACCCGTTGCCGTCGTGATCGAACTGGCGTTTTCGGGCAGTATTCTGGCGGCCTGGTGGCGTTATTCCACGACCAGGCGTTCCGGATGCGTATAA
- the fdoI gene encoding formate dehydrogenase cytochrome b556 subunit codes for MKRRDTIVRYTAPERINHWITAFCFVLAAVSGMGFLFPSFNWLMHIMGTPQLARIVHPFVGVIMFASFIIMFFRYWHHNLINRDDIFWAKNIRKIVVNEEVGDTGRYNFGQKCVFWAAIIFLVLLLVSGVIIWRPYFAPAFSIPVIRFALMLHSFAAVALIVVIMVHIYAALWVKGTITAMVEGWVTRSWAKKHHPRWYREVRQKQEKSSE; via the coding sequence ATGAAACGACGTGACACCATCGTGCGCTACACGGCGCCGGAACGTATCAACCACTGGATCACCGCCTTCTGCTTCGTGCTGGCGGCAGTGAGTGGGATGGGCTTTCTCTTCCCGTCTTTTAACTGGCTGATGCACATCATGGGCACCCCGCAACTGGCGCGAATTGTGCACCCGTTTGTCGGCGTGATTATGTTTGCCTCGTTTATCATCATGTTTTTCCGTTACTGGCACCACAATCTAATCAATCGGGATGATATCTTTTGGGCGAAGAATATTCGTAAGATCGTCGTCAACGAGGAAGTAGGTGACACGGGACGTTATAACTTCGGCCAGAAGTGCGTATTCTGGGCGGCGATTATCTTCCTGGTCCTGTTACTGGTGAGCGGAGTGATCATCTGGCGTCCGTATTTTGCGCCTGCTTTCTCAATCCCGGTGATCCGATTCGCGTTAATGCTGCATTCATTTGCCGCAGTAGCGTTAATTGTGGTTATCATGGTGCACATTTACGCCGCCCTTTGGGTGAAAGGCACCATTACCGCGATGGTGGAAGGATGGGTTACCCGTTCATGGGCGAAGAAACATCACCCACGCTGGTACCGTGAAGTCCGCCAGAAACAGGAAAAGTCATCTGAATGA
- the fdhE gene encoding formate dehydrogenase accessory protein FdhE, with protein MSIRIIPQDELGSSEKRTADMIPPLLFPRLKNLYNRRAERLRELAENNPLGDYLRFAALIAHAQEVVLYDHPLQVDLTARIKEANDQGKPPLDIHVLPRDKHWQKLLQSLIAELKPEMSGPALAVIENLEKASEQELELMASALFASDFASVSSDKAPFIWAALSLYWAQMASLIPGKARAEYGEQRQYCPVCGSMPVSSVVQIGTTQGLRYLHCNLCETEWHVVRIKCSNCEQSRDLNYWSLDNEQAAIKAESCGDCGTYLKILYQEKDPKVEAVADDLASLMLDAHMEQEGFARSSINPFLFPGEGE; from the coding sequence ATGAGTATTCGCATAATCCCGCAAGATGAGCTGGGTTCGAGCGAGAAACGCACGGCGGATATGATTCCGCCGTTATTGTTCCCCAGACTCAAAAATTTGTATAACCGCCGTGCTGAGCGTCTGCGCGAGCTGGCCGAAAACAACCCGCTGGGTGATTACCTGCGCTTTGCCGCGCTTATCGCCCATGCGCAGGAAGTGGTGCTTTACGACCATCCGCTGCAGGTAGACCTGACCGCGCGCATCAAAGAAGCGAACGATCAAGGCAAACCGCCGCTGGATATCCACGTCCTGCCACGCGATAAGCACTGGCAAAAACTGCTGCAATCGTTAATTGCTGAGCTGAAGCCGGAAATGAGCGGTCCTGCATTAGCCGTGATCGAGAATCTGGAAAAAGCCTCAGAGCAAGAACTGGAACTGATGGCCAGTGCGCTGTTTGCCTCTGATTTTGCCTCTGTCAGCAGTGATAAAGCGCCGTTTATCTGGGCTGCGCTCTCGCTCTACTGGGCGCAGATGGCCAGCCTGATTCCTGGCAAAGCGCGCGCAGAATATGGCGAACAGCGTCAATACTGCCCAGTTTGCGGTTCGATGCCAGTCTCCAGCGTAGTACAAATCGGTACCACGCAGGGGCTGCGCTATCTGCATTGCAACCTGTGCGAAACCGAGTGGCATGTCGTACGCATAAAATGCAGTAACTGCGAGCAGAGCCGCGATCTGAACTACTGGTCGCTGGATAACGAGCAGGCGGCTATTAAAGCTGAAAGCTGTGGCGACTGTGGGACTTACCTGAAGATTCTTTATCAGGAAAAAGACCCGAAGGTGGAAGCCGTTGCCGACGACCTCGCTTCACTGATGCTGGACGCGCACATGGAACAAGAGGGCTTTGCCCGCAGTTCCATCAACCCGTTCCTGTTTCCAGGTGAAGGGGAGTAA
- a CDS encoding DUF1471 domain-containing protein encodes MKSIKTFVAVIALATSFGSFAAQSVTATGSTLESAEAKIAAQAERAGASDYKITQAYTGNRVHMTAELLK; translated from the coding sequence ATGAAAAGCATCAAAACTTTTGTCGCAGTTATCGCTCTCGCTACTTCTTTCGGTTCTTTTGCTGCTCAGTCAGTGACTGCAACCGGCTCTACCCTGGAAAGTGCTGAAGCGAAAATTGCCGCTCAGGCAGAACGCGCAGGGGCCAGCGATTACAAAATCACTCAAGCTTACACCGGTAACCGCGTGCATATGACCGCTGAACTGCTGAAATAA
- the fdoH gene encoding formate dehydrogenase O subunit beta, which produces MAYQSQDIIRRSATNGFTPAPQARGHQEEVAKLIDVTTCIGCKACQVACSEWNDLRDEVGNNVGVYDNPADLTAKSWTVMRFSEVEQNDKLEWLIRKDGCMHCADPGCLKACPAEGAIIQYANGIVDFQSEQCIGCGYCIAGCPFDVPRLNPEDNRVYKCTLCVDRVVVGQEPACVKTCPTGAIHFGTKESMKTLAGERVAELKTRGYDNAGLYDPAGVGGTHVMYVLHHADKPNLYHGLPENPEISATVKFWKGIWKPLAAVGFAATFAASIFHYVGVGPNRAEEEEDNLHEEKDEVRK; this is translated from the coding sequence ATGGCTTATCAATCGCAAGACATTATTCGTCGTTCCGCCACTAACGGGTTCACCCCCGCGCCTCAGGCGCGGGGCCATCAGGAAGAAGTGGCGAAGCTTATCGACGTCACCACCTGCATCGGTTGTAAAGCGTGTCAGGTGGCGTGTTCAGAGTGGAATGACCTCCGTGATGAAGTGGGCAATAACGTTGGGGTGTACGACAACCCGGCCGATTTGACTGCCAAATCCTGGACGGTGATGCGCTTCTCGGAAGTGGAACAGAACGACAAACTTGAGTGGCTGATCCGAAAGGATGGCTGTATGCACTGCGCCGATCCGGGCTGCCTGAAGGCGTGCCCGGCTGAAGGGGCAATCATTCAGTATGCCAACGGTATCGTCGACTTCCAGTCCGAGCAATGCATCGGCTGTGGCTACTGCATCGCAGGCTGTCCGTTCGACGTTCCGCGCCTCAACCCGGAAGACAACCGCGTCTACAAATGTACGCTGTGCGTGGACCGTGTCGTGGTAGGACAAGAACCCGCCTGCGTGAAAACATGCCCAACCGGCGCCATTCATTTCGGCACGAAAGAGTCGATGAAAACGCTGGCAGGCGAGCGCGTGGCGGAGCTGAAGACTCGCGGTTACGACAACGCCGGTCTGTACGATCCCGCGGGCGTTGGCGGTACGCACGTTATGTACGTATTGCATCATGCCGACAAGCCGAATCTGTATCACGGCCTGCCGGAGAACCCGGAAATCAGCGCCACCGTGAAGTTCTGGAAAGGCATTTGGAAACCGCTGGCCGCCGTCGGCTTCGCGGCAACATTTGCGGCCAGTATCTTCCACTATGTCGGTGTCGGTCCGAACCGTGCGGAAGAGGAAGAAGACAATCTGCATGAAGAAAAAGACGAGGTGCGCAAATGA
- the fdnG gene encoding formate dehydrogenase-N subunit alpha: MQVSRRQFFKICAGGMAGTTAAALGFAPGVALAETRQYKLLRTRETRNTCTYCSVGCGLLMYSLGDGAKNAKASIFHIEGDPDHPVNRGALCPKGAGLVDFIHSESRLKFPEYRAPGSDKWQQISWDEAFDRIAKLMKEDRDANYVAQNAEGVTVNRWLSTGMLCASASSNETGYLTQKFSRALGMLAVDNQARVUHGPTVASLAPTFGRGAMTNHWVDIKNANLVVVMGGNAAEAHPVGFRWAMEAKIHNGAKLIVIDPRFTRTAAVADFYAPIRSGTDIAFLSGVLLYLLNNEKFNREYTEAYTNASLIVREDFGFEDGLFTGYDADKRKYDKTSWNYELDEKGFAKRDVTLQHPRCVWNLLKQHVSRYTPDVVENICGTPKADFLKVCEYIAETSAKDKTASFLYALGWTQHSIGAQNIRTMAMIQLLLGNMGMAGGGVNALRGHSNIQGLTDLGLLSQSLPGYMTLPSEKQPDLQTYLAANTPKPLLEGQVNYWGNYPKFFVSMMKAFFGDKATAENSWGFDWLPKWDKGYDVLQYFEMMNQGKVNGYICQGFNPVASFPNKNKVVASLSKLKFLVTIDPLNTETSTFWQNHGESNDVDPSKIQTEVFRLPSTCFAEENGSIVNSGRWLQWHWKGADAPGIAATDGEILAGIFLRLRKMYAEQGGANPEQVLSMTWNYSTPHEPASEEVAMESNGKALADITDPATGAVIVKKGQQLSSFAQLRDDGTTSSGCWIFAGSWTPEGNQMARRDNADPSGLGNTLGWAWAWPLNRRILYNRASADPQGNPWDPKRQILKWDGAKWSGMDIPDYSAAAPGSNVGPFIMQPEGMGRLFAIDKMAEGPFPEHYEPFETPLGTNPLHPNVISNPAARIFKGDEEALGKADKFPYVGTTYRLTEHFHYWTKHALLNAIAQPEQFVEIGEKLANKLGISQGDTVKVSSNRGYIKAKAVVTKRIRTLKANGKDIDTIGIPIHWGYEGVAKKGFIANTLTPFVGDANTQTPEFKSFLVNVEKV; encoded by the coding sequence ATGCAGGTCAGCAGAAGGCAGTTCTTTAAGATCTGCGCTGGCGGTATGGCAGGCACCACGGCAGCGGCACTGGGCTTTGCACCCGGCGTAGCGCTAGCGGAAACACGGCAATATAAACTGCTGCGCACCCGCGAAACCCGTAACACCTGCACTTACTGTTCCGTTGGCTGTGGACTGTTAATGTACAGCCTCGGTGACGGCGCAAAAAACGCCAAAGCATCCATCTTCCATATCGAGGGTGACCCGGACCATCCGGTTAACCGCGGCGCGCTTTGCCCGAAAGGGGCTGGTCTCGTGGACTTCATCCACTCTGAAAGCCGCCTCAAATTCCCGGAATACCGCGCACCAGGCTCCGATAAGTGGCAACAAATCAGTTGGGATGAGGCATTTGACCGCATCGCTAAACTGATGAAAGAAGACCGCGACGCTAACTACGTTGCACAGAACGCTGAAGGCGTAACCGTTAACCGCTGGCTTTCTACCGGGATGCTGTGTGCTTCCGCTTCCAGTAATGAAACCGGCTATTTAACGCAAAAATTCTCCCGCGCGCTCGGTATGCTCGCGGTCGATAATCAGGCGCGTGTCTGACACGGACCAACGGTAGCAAGTCTTGCTCCAACATTTGGTCGCGGTGCGATGACCAACCACTGGGTTGATATTAAAAACGCCAACCTCGTTGTGGTGATGGGCGGTAACGCCGCTGAAGCTCACCCGGTCGGGTTCCGCTGGGCGATGGAAGCGAAAATTCACAACGGCGCGAAGCTGATTGTTATCGATCCTCGCTTTACGCGAACCGCTGCGGTGGCCGATTTCTATGCCCCAATTCGTTCCGGTACTGACATTGCCTTCCTGTCAGGCGTTTTACTGTACCTGCTGAATAACGAAAAATTTAACCGCGAATATACCGAAGCCTACACCAACGCCAGCCTGATCGTACGTGAAGATTTTGGTTTTGAAGATGGCCTGTTTACCGGCTACGACGCGGATAAACGCAAGTATGACAAAACCAGCTGGAACTACGAGCTGGATGAAAAAGGCTTCGCCAAACGCGATGTCACTCTGCAGCACCCGCGTTGCGTCTGGAATCTGCTGAAGCAGCACGTTTCCCGCTACACGCCGGACGTCGTAGAAAACATCTGCGGTACGCCGAAAGCCGACTTCCTGAAAGTCTGCGAATACATCGCAGAAACCAGCGCGAAAGATAAAACGGCATCGTTCCTGTACGCACTGGGCTGGACGCAACACTCTATCGGTGCGCAGAACATCCGTACCATGGCGATGATCCAGTTGCTGCTTGGCAATATGGGTATGGCTGGCGGCGGCGTTAACGCCCTGCGCGGTCACTCCAATATTCAGGGTCTGACGGACTTGGGTCTGCTGTCACAAAGTCTGCCGGGCTACATGACACTGCCGAGCGAAAAACAACCTGACCTGCAAACCTACCTTGCCGCCAACACGCCAAAACCGTTGCTGGAAGGTCAGGTGAACTACTGGGGCAACTACCCGAAATTCTTCGTATCAATGATGAAAGCCTTCTTTGGTGATAAAGCAACAGCGGAAAATAGCTGGGGCTTTGACTGGCTGCCGAAGTGGGATAAAGGGTATGACGTTTTACAGTATTTCGAGATGATGAATCAGGGTAAGGTCAATGGCTATATCTGCCAGGGCTTTAACCCGGTCGCCTCATTCCCGAATAAAAACAAAGTTGTGGCTTCACTGTCCAAACTGAAGTTCCTGGTCACTATCGATCCGCTCAACACCGAGACCTCCACCTTCTGGCAGAACCACGGTGAGTCGAACGATGTTGATCCGTCGAAAATCCAGACTGAAGTTTTCCGTCTGCCATCTACCTGCTTCGCGGAAGAAAACGGTTCTATCGTTAACTCTGGTCGCTGGTTGCAGTGGCACTGGAAAGGTGCGGACGCCCCAGGGATCGCCGCTACTGATGGTGAGATCCTCGCCGGTATCTTCCTGCGCCTGCGTAAGATGTATGCCGAACAGGGTGGTGCGAATCCTGAGCAGGTTCTGAGCATGACCTGGAACTACTCCACACCGCATGAGCCGGCATCGGAAGAAGTGGCGATGGAGAGCAACGGTAAGGCACTGGCCGACATTACCGACCCGGCCACCGGCGCCGTCATCGTCAAGAAGGGACAGCAGCTTAGCTCGTTTGCCCAACTGCGTGACGACGGTACGACCTCCAGCGGATGCTGGATCTTCGCCGGAAGCTGGACGCCGGAAGGCAACCAGATGGCACGTCGTGATAACGCCGACCCATCCGGTCTTGGCAATACGCTGGGCTGGGCATGGGCATGGCCGCTCAACCGTCGCATTCTGTATAACCGTGCATCCGCAGACCCGCAGGGTAACCCGTGGGATCCAAAACGTCAGATCCTGAAATGGGATGGCGCGAAATGGAGCGGGATGGATATTCCTGACTACAGTGCCGCCGCACCTGGCAGCAACGTTGGGCCGTTCATTATGCAGCCGGAAGGGATGGGACGCCTGTTTGCTATCGATAAGATGGCGGAAGGTCCGTTCCCGGAACACTATGAGCCGTTTGAAACGCCGCTGGGAACCAACCCGCTGCACCCGAACGTTATCTCTAACCCTGCCGCCCGTATCTTTAAAGGCGACGAAGAAGCACTGGGTAAAGCCGATAAGTTCCCGTACGTGGGAACAACCTATCGTCTGACCGAGCACTTCCACTACTGGACCAAACATGCGCTGCTTAACGCCATCGCACAGCCGGAACAGTTTGTGGAAATTGGTGAGAAGCTGGCGAACAAACTCGGCATCTCTCAGGGCGATACCGTCAAGGTTTCCTCTAACCGCGGCTACATTAAAGCCAAGGCAGTGGTGACTAAGCGTATTCGCACGCTGAAGGCGAACGGTAAGGACATCGACACGATCGGTATTCCTATTCACTGGGGCTACGAAGGTGTGGCGAAAAAAGGCTTTATCGCTAACACGTTAACGCCATTCGTCGGTGATGCGAACACGCAGACGCCGGAATTTAAGTCCTTCCTCGTGAACGTGGAAAAGGTGTAA
- a CDS encoding alpha/beta hydrolase: MALESGIAQLVEAFIAAGRPSSREQNIDDRRAGYIASTALAGETETRLLVEDIELDNMTFRVVSPLNATGSLPCVIYYHGGCFVSGGFATHDNPLRQLALYSGCRVIAVQYRLAPEHTYPAAHDDAERGANIIWKYAEKLGIDRGRITLAGDSAGGHLALTSALRLKATEQWQPARLILIYPMLDATASFESYARNGQDYIITRDTLLSGYEMYLPHTDLKHPEASPLWRDDFSGLPPTHIITAEFDPLCDEGEALYQRFLEQGVECTCQRYMGVIHGFFQLAGISLAARSAMRDIAWRVAIHE; the protein is encoded by the coding sequence ATGGCACTGGAAAGCGGGATTGCACAGTTGGTTGAAGCATTTATCGCAGCGGGACGACCCTCTTCGCGTGAGCAGAATATTGATGACCGGAGAGCCGGCTACATCGCCAGCACGGCACTGGCCGGAGAAACAGAAACTCGCTTACTGGTTGAAGATATTGAGCTCGATAACATGACATTTCGCGTTGTTTCGCCCCTTAACGCCACGGGGTCACTACCTTGCGTCATTTATTATCACGGTGGCTGCTTTGTCAGTGGTGGGTTTGCCACACATGATAACCCGCTAAGGCAACTCGCCTTGTACAGCGGGTGTCGGGTGATTGCAGTGCAGTATCGCCTCGCACCAGAGCATACTTACCCTGCAGCGCACGACGATGCTGAAAGAGGGGCCAATATCATCTGGAAGTATGCAGAAAAACTGGGTATAGACCGCGGGCGCATCACGCTTGCAGGCGACAGTGCTGGCGGGCATCTGGCTTTGACCAGCGCATTACGTCTAAAAGCCACAGAACAATGGCAACCCGCCCGGCTCATCCTGATCTACCCCATGCTGGATGCAACCGCGAGTTTTGAGAGCTACGCCCGTAATGGGCAGGATTACATCATCACACGTGACACATTGCTGTCCGGCTACGAGATGTATCTGCCGCATACCGACCTCAAGCACCCGGAAGCCAGTCCGTTATGGCGGGACGATTTCAGCGGGTTACCACCCACACACATTATCACCGCTGAATTCGACCCACTGTGCGATGAAGGTGAAGCGCTATATCAACGGTTCCTGGAACAAGGCGTGGAGTGCACCTGCCAGCGCTATATGGGTGTCATCCATGGATTTTTTCAACTGGCAGGTATCAGTCTTGCGGCACGAAGTGCCATGCGGGATATCGCCTGGCGTGTTGCCATACACGAATGA
- the fdhD gene encoding formate dehydrogenase accessory sulfurtransferase FdhD, with translation MNKIIQENVQNVTTITGSRQLTLWKREDLQHPQPDEVAEEVPVALVYNGISHVVMMASPKDLEHFAMGFSLSEGIIERPQDIYGMEVVPSCNGLEVQVELSSRRFMGLKERRRALAGRTGCGVCGVEQLNDIGKPVQPLPFTQTFNLANLDRALKHLNDFQPVGQRTGCTHAAAWVQPSGDLTGGHEDVGRHVALDKLLGRRAIEGETWQSGAVLVSSRASYEMVQKSAMCGVEILFAVSAATTLAVEVAERCNLTLVGFCKPGRATIYTHPERLVVE, from the coding sequence GTGAATAAGATTATTCAAGAAAACGTCCAGAATGTGACGACTATTACAGGATCGCGCCAGTTGACCCTCTGGAAACGCGAGGATTTGCAACATCCTCAGCCGGATGAGGTCGCTGAAGAGGTGCCTGTTGCACTGGTCTACAACGGGATATCACATGTCGTGATGATGGCATCCCCGAAAGATCTTGAGCATTTCGCAATGGGCTTTTCACTTTCTGAAGGCATTATTGAACGCCCGCAAGATATTTATGGGATGGAGGTGGTTCCTTCCTGTAACGGGCTGGAGGTACAGGTTGAACTCTCCAGCCGCCGCTTTATGGGGCTGAAAGAGCGTCGGCGCGCGCTGGCCGGGCGGACGGGCTGTGGCGTTTGCGGCGTGGAACAGCTCAATGATATCGGCAAGCCGGTGCAGCCGTTGCCGTTTACCCAGACGTTTAATCTGGCCAATCTCGACCGCGCCTTAAAGCATCTGAATGATTTCCAGCCCGTGGGGCAACGTACTGGCTGTACGCACGCGGCGGCATGGGTACAGCCGTCAGGGGATCTGACGGGCGGACATGAAGATGTGGGCCGTCATGTTGCGCTGGATAAACTGCTGGGACGGCGCGCGATCGAAGGGGAAACCTGGCAATCGGGCGCGGTACTCGTTTCCAGCCGTGCCAGTTACGAGATGGTACAGAAGTCAGCCATGTGCGGTGTGGAGATCTTGTTTGCCGTTTCTGCGGCGACGACGCTCGCGGTGGAAGTGGCTGAACGCTGCAACCTGACGCTGGTGGGCTTTTGTAAACCGGGTCGCGCAACGATTTATACGCATCCGGAACGCCTGGTCGTGGAATAA
- a CDS encoding type II toxin-antitoxin system VapC family toxin has protein sequence MANGSALFDTNILIDLFSGRREAKQALDAWPPQNAISLITWMEVMVGAKKYNQEHRTRVAMSAFNIIGVSQEIAERSVALRQEYGMKLPDAIILATAQVHHLELVTRNTKDFADIPGVATPYEL, from the coding sequence ATGGCTAATGGGTCAGCACTTTTTGACACCAATATTTTAATCGATTTATTCAGTGGGCGGCGTGAAGCAAAACAAGCGTTGGATGCCTGGCCGCCGCAGAATGCGATTAGCCTTATTACCTGGATGGAAGTGATGGTGGGTGCCAAAAAGTATAATCAGGAGCACCGCACGCGCGTTGCGATGAGCGCGTTTAACATTATCGGAGTATCGCAGGAAATTGCCGAGCGAAGTGTTGCTCTGCGCCAGGAGTACGGGATGAAACTTCCGGATGCAATTATTCTGGCGACAGCGCAGGTTCATCACCTTGAACTGGTCACGCGTAACACAAAGGACTTTGCCGACATACCGGGCGTGGCGACGCCATACGAATTGTAA